The Streptomyces sp. NBC_00236 DNA window TTGGCCGGGTCCTGCTGGTACGTCTTGCGGTCGCCCTTGAGCGAGGAGCCGACGGCCTCGCGGAACGGGCCGTAGAAGGCGGAGGAGTACTTCGCCGTGTACGCGAGGATCGACACGTCCTCGTACCCGGTCTGGTCCAGCGCGTCGCGGATCACACCGACCTGGCCGTCCATCATGCCGCTGGGGCCGACCACATGGGCGCCCGCGTCGGCCTGGACCTGGGCCATCTCCGCGTACCGCTCCAGCGTCGCGTCGTTGTCGACGCGGCCGTCCTCGGTCAGCACACCGCAGTGGCCGTGGTCGGTGGTCTCGTCCAGGCAGAGGTCGGACATGACGACGAGATCGTCACCGACCTCCTCGCGCACCGCACGCAGTCCGAGCTGGAGGATGCCGTCCGGGTCGGTGCCTGCCGTGCCTCGGGCGTCCTTCTTCTCGTCCAGGGGGACGCCGAACAGCATGATGCCGGAGACGCCCGCCGAGACCGCGTCGACCGCGGCCTTCCGCAGGGTGTCCAGGGTGTGCTGCTGCACGCCGGGCATGGCCGAGATGGCGACGGGGGCGTCGATGCCCTCGCGCACGAACGCGGGCAGGATCAGGTTCGCCGGGTCGAGCCGGGTCTCGGCGACCATCCGCCGCATGACGGGGGTCGTCCGCAGCCGTCGGGGGCGAGAGCCGGGGAAGTTTCCGTACACAGTCATCCTTCGAGACTAGACCCGTACACATCACGCTCTTGCCGACACTGGTGCCGGAAAAACGGGCAGGGGCCCGGCCGCTTCACGGAGAAGCGGACCGGACCCCAGAGACCTTCCGCGGGTGCGCTCAGGTCGTCGTACGACGCCGCCGCGCACCCGGACGGCGCTCGCTCGGCCGCGTCACCGGGTCACCGGCCTCCTTCGCCGCGTCCCGGCGCTGCGCGCCGAACTCGGCGAGGGCCTCGGCCAGCTTGTGCACCGAGGGCTCCGGGGAGAGGACGTCGACACGCAGGCCGTGCTCCTCGGCGGTCTTCGCCGTGGCCGGGCCGATGCACGCGATGACCGTCACGTTGTGCGGCTTGCCGGCGATGCCGACCAGGTTGCGCACGGTCGAGGACGAGGTGAAGAGCACCGCGTCGAAACCGCCGCCCTTGATCGCCTCACGCGTGTCGGCGGGCGGCGGCGAGGCGCGGACCGTGCGGTACGCGGTGACGTCGTCGACCTCCCAGCCGAGCTCGATGAGCCCGGCCACCAGCGTCTCGGTGGCGATGTCCGCACGCGGCAGGAAGACACGGTCGATCGGGTCGAAGACCGGGTCGTACGGCGGCCAGTCCTCCAGCAGACCCGCGGCCGACTGCTCACCCGAGGGCACCAGGTCCGGCTTCACACCGAAGTCGACGAGCGCGGCGGCGGTCTGCTCGCCGACGGCCGCGACCTTGATCCCGGCGAAGGCACGGGCGTCGAGCCCGTACTCCTCGAACTTCTCCCGGACCGCCTTCACCGCGTTGACCGAGGTGAACGCGATCCACTCGTAGCGGCCCGTGACCAGGCCCTTGACCGCCCGCTCCATCTGCTGCGGCGTACGCGGCGGCTCGACGGCGATCGTCGGGACCTCGTGCGGCACGGCACCGTACGAACGCAGCTGATCGGAGAGCGACGCCGCCTGCTCCTTCGTACGCGGCACGAGCACCTTCCAGCCGAACATCGGCTTGGACTCGAACCACGCGAGCTGGTCGCGCTGGGCGGCGGAGCTGCGCTCCCCGACCACGGCTATGACGGGCTGGTGCCCGTCCGGGGACGGCAGGATCTTGCCCTGCTTGAAGACCTGGGCGATCGTGCCGAGCGTCGCCGTCCAGGTGCGCTGGCGCGTCGTCGTACCGGCGACCGTCACGGTCAGCGGGGTGTCGGGCTTGCGGCCCGCCGAGACCAGCTCGCCGGCGGCCGCGGCCACCGCGTCGAGCTGCGTCGAGATCACGCACGTGGAGTCGCTGGCGCCGACCTCGCTCCAGCAGCGGTCCGAGGCGGTACGGGCGTCGATGAAGCGGACGTCCGCGCCCTGCGCGTCGCGCAGCGGCACCCCGGCGTACGCGGGCACGCCCACGGCGTTGGCGACGCCCGGCACGACCTCGAACGGGATGCCCGCGGCGGCGCAGGCCAGCATCTCACCGCCCGCGTTGCCGTCGAGACCGGGGTCACCGGAGACGGCACGGACGACCCGCCTGCCGCCCTTCGCGGCCTCCATGACAAGATTGACCGCATCCCTGAGAACGGGAACACCGGCGGCTGTTGACTGCGCGTCAACAACCGTCAGCTCAGGCGTGCTTACGCCTGCCCGCGCATGACAGCGGACGACGCCGAGAACGTCCGGCTCGGCGACAAGAACGTCCGCGCTCGCAAGCGCCTCGACGGCGCGCAGAGTCAGCAGTCCCGGGTCGCCGGGACCGGCGCCGAGGAAGGTGACGTGCCCTGCGGACAGGACCGGGTAATCGGATGCGGCGTGGCCGGTGGGGCTCAAAGTGCTCGCTCCCCCATAAGACCGGCCGCACCCTTGGCGAGCATCTCGGCCGCGAGTTCGCGACCGAGGGCCGCCGCGTCGTCGTGCGACGTGGGGACGGGACCGGTGGTGGACATCTGTACCAGCGAGGAACCGTCGATGGAACCGACGACACCGCGCAGGCGCAGTTCGTTGACAGCCTGGCCGTCGGCCAGGAGGTCGGCCAGCGCACCCACAGGTGCGGAGCAGCCGGCCTCCAGGGCGGCGAGCAGGGCACGTTCGGCGGTCACGGCGGCCCGGGTGTACGGGTCGTCGAGCTCGGCGAGCGCGGCGGCGAGGTCGGCGCTGCTGGCAGCGCACTCGATCGCCAGTGCTCCCTGGCCGGGAGCGGGCAGAACGGTGTCGACCGACAGGAAATCGGTCACCTCACCGCTCCGTCCGAGGCGGCTGAGCCCGGCCGCGGCGAGTACCACCGCGTCGAGTTCACCGCTTCGCACAAATCCGATACGCGTATCGACGTTGCCCCGGATCGGCACGGTCTCGATGTCGAGGCCGTGACTGCGGGCGTACGCGTTGAGCTGCGCCATGCGGCGCGGCGAGCCGGTGCCGACACGGGCACCGGACGGCAGCTGCTCGAAGGTCAGCCCGTCGCGCGCCACCAGGGCGTCGCGCGGGTCCTCGCGCACCGGCACGGCGGCCAGCACGAGACCCTCGGGCTGCGCGGTCGGCAGGTCCTTGAGCGAGTGGACGGCGAAGTCCACCTCGCCGCGCAGCAGCGCGTCACGCAGCGCGGCGACGAAGACGCCGGTGCCACCGATCTGCGCGAGGTGCTCGCGGGAGGTGTCCCCGTACGTGGTGATCTCGACGAGTTCGACGGCGCGCCCGGTCACCTCGCTGACCGCGTCGGCCACCAGGCCGGACTGCGCCATGGCGAGCTTGCTGCGCCGGGTCCCCAGCCTCAGCGGCTGGGGTGGCCCCGCGCCCAGGGGTGAGTTGTCGGTCATGACCGCCCTCGATTCGGGTCGTTCAGGTCTGCCCGGGAGACGGCGGCGACCGTCTGCGGGTCGAGGTCGAAGAGTTCCCGCAGCGCATCGGCGTACCCGGCGCCGCCGGGCTCGCTGGCGAGCTGCTTGACCCGCACGGTGGGCGCGTGCAGGAGCTTGTCGACGACGCGGCGCACGGTCTGCGAGATCTCGGCGCGCTGCTTCTCGTCCAGGTCGGGGAGGCGGCCGTCCAGCCGTGCGATCTCGCCCGCGACCACTCCGGCGGCCATCGTGCGCAGGGCGACGACGGTGGGAGTGATGTGGGCGGCGCGCTGGGCGGCACCGAAGGCGGCGACCTCGTCGGCGACGATGCTGCGCACCTGGTCCACATCGGCGGCCATCGGGGCGTCCGCGGACGCCTCCGCGAGCGACTCGATGTCGACGAGGCGCACACCGTCGAGGCGGGCGGCGCCGCCGTCGATGTCGCGCGGCATGGCCAGGTCCAGCAGGGCGAGCCGGACGGGCCCGGTGGACTGGGCCGGGATCCGGCGGACGGCGCGGGCCTGCGCGGTCGCGGTGGCGGAACCGTTCTCCACCCACGCGGCGTGCTGCTCGTCCGGCTCGGCGAGCGGGGCCGACGCGGGTGCGGCGGGCGCCTCGTGCGCGGGGGCGAAGTCCAGCCCGAGCGCTCCGGCGACGGCCTCGGCGCTCAGGACGAGCCCGGTGGCTCCGGTGCAGGAGACGACGACGTCGGCACGTGTCAGTTCGTCGGAGACCGCGGCCATCTCCACGGCGTGGGCGGCCACTCCCGTACCGCCGGCCTGGTTGAGGATCTCGACCAGACGGTCGGCGCGGGCCCGGGTGCGGTTGGCGACGACGATCTCGGCGACACCGGTACGGGCCAGGGTCGCGGCGGCCAGCGAGGACATCGAGCCCGCGCCGATCACCAGGGCGCGCTTGCCCTGCGCCCAGGCCGCGGGATCACGGCCGTCGGCGAGCTGTTCCAGGCCGAAGGTGACGAGCGACTGCCCGGCGCGGTCGATCCCGGTCTCGCTGTGGGCGCGCTTGCCGACCCGCAGGGCCTGCTGGAAGAGGTCGTTCAGCAGCCGGCCGGCGGTGTGGAGCTCCTGCCCCAGCGCCAGCGCGTCCTTGATCTGGCCGAGGATCTGTCCCTCGCCCACGACCATCGAGTCCAGTCCGCAGGCCACCGAGAACAGGTGGTGGACGGCCCGGTCCTCGTAGTGCACGTAGAGATAGGGAGTGAGCTCGTCCAGGCCGACGCCGCTGTGCTGGGCGAGCAGCGTGGACAGCTCGGCGACGCCCGCGTGGAACTTGTCCACGTCGGCGTACAGCTCGATGCGGTTGCAGGTGGCGAGGACGGCGGCCTCGACCGCGGGCTCTGCGGCGAGGGTGTCCTCAAGCAGCTTGGCCTGGCTGTCGGCGGACAGCGAGGCCCGCTCCAGCACGGAGACGGGGGCGCTGCGGTGGCTCAGCCCTACGACAAGGAGACTCATGCCGGCATCACGGCGGGCATGTCCCCGTCGGGTCCCTTCCGGCTGCTGGTCGCGGCGCGCACGGGCGGCGCGGCCGGGTCCGGTCCGCTGTCGGCGGAAGCGGCGTCCTCGCCGGCCTTGCGCTGCTCGTGGAAGGCGAGGATCTGCAGCTCGATGGAGAGGTCGACCTTGCGCACGTCGACGCCGTCGGGCACCGAGAGCACGGTCGGGGCGAAGTTCAGGATGGAGGTGACGCCCGCGGCGACGAGCCGGTCGCAGACCTGCTGGGCGGCGCCGGGCGGGGTCGTGATCACACCGATCGAGACGCCGTTCTCGCTGATGATGCGGTCCAGGTCGTCGGCGTGCTGGACGGGGATCCCGGCGACCGGCGTTCCGGCCATCGCGGGATCGGCGTCGATCAGCGCGGCGACCCGGAAGCCGCGGGAGGCGAAACCGCCGTAGTTGGCGAGCGCGGCGCCGAGGTTACCGATGCCGACGATGGCGACCGGCCAGTCCTGGGTGAGGCCGAGTTCGCGCGAGATCTGGTAGACGAGGTACTCGACGTCGTAGCCGACACCGCGGGTCCCGTAAGAACCGAGATAGCTGAAGTCCTTGCGCAGCTTCGCGGAGTTGACCCCCGCCGCCGCAGCGAGCTCCTCGGAGGAGACCGTGGGGACCGAACGCTCGGAGAGCGCGGTCAGCGCACGGAGATACAGCGGAAGTCGGGCGACGGTGGCCTCGGGAATTCCTCGGCTACGGGTCGCCGGTCGGTGATTTCGGCCAGTTGCCACGGTGCTCCTGCGGGATGAGCGGGGCTGCAGGCGGCCGTATGTCCCAAGACCGCCCCGTCGAATGCAGGCTATGTCTTTGTGAACGCGTGCACAAAGATGGTGTCCGTTTTGTCCGGTCAAAGTGACCGGGGTCACGCGCACTCGTCGCGCGATCCAGGAACCGCGGATCGCATCAGCCCGTTGCAGGCCCGAAGGGGGCAAAGCGGAACACACTCCTCACAGCCACGCCCCCGAGACCACTCAAAACGCCCACGATGGTAACCAGGTTTCACTCAGGAAAGCAGCGCGCTGCGCAGTCTTGCCGGGTCCACGCGCCAGAACGTGTGCTGTTCGTTATCTACGAGCACCACGGGGATCTGCTCCCAGTACTCCTTGTACAACTCCTCGTCCCGGGTGATGTCCTTCTCCTCCCAGGAAGCACCGGTCTCCTCGCAGACCGCCCGCACCACCGCCCGGGCGTCGTCGCAGAGGTGACACCCCGGCTTCCCGACCAGGGTCACCACGCGGTCGGCGGGCTTCTTCTTCGTACGACGCAGCAGGGCACTCATACCTTTCATTCTGCGCCGCCCCCGGGCCCGATCCGACCTCCGCGCGGCCCCTGCCCGGCCCCGCTTCGGCCCCGAACCGGCCCCGAACCGGCCCCGAAGCGGTCTTGAGCCGGCCTTGAACCATTACGCCCGGGAATCGCCCGTTTAACGCGTCGGTCTCCGAGAGTTCACGCCGCCGCATCCCGGCAGGTCGGGAAGGAGCGGGGTGACTGGCTATGCTCACGGCATGGCCGCTCTTGGATGGCTCACACCGCGTAGGCGTTCCGCGACAGCACGCAGCGTGCTGGCCGGCGAAGCAGCGGCGGAGGCAGCACGGAAGTCCTCGCTCGCCGCCGAGCAGTCCGACGGTGCCGAGGACGGCGCCGCGCAGGACGGGGAACCCGAGTTCCCCGTCGTCGGCGACGACCGGGCCGCCGCCTTCTTCGACCTCGACAACACCGTCATGCAGGGCGCCGCGATCTTCCACTTCGGCCGCGGCCTGTACAAGCGGAAGTTCTTCGAGCGCCGCGAGCTCACCCGGTTCGCCTGGCAGCAGGCCTGGTTCCGGCTGGCCGGCGTCGAGGACCCCGAACACATGCAGGACGCCCGCGACAGCGCCCTGTCCATCGTCAAGGGCCATCGCGTCTCCGAGCTGATGTCGATCGGCGAGGAGATCTACGACGAGTACATGGCCGACCGCATCTGGCCCGGCACCCGCGCGCTCGCCCAGGCCCACCTCGACGCCGGCCAGAAGGTCTGGCTGGTCACCGCCGCCCCGGTGGAGACCGCCACGATCATCGCCCGCCGGCTCGGCCTGACCGGCGCGCTGGGCACCGTCGCCGAATCGGTCGACGGCGTCTACACCGGGCGCCTGGTCGGCGAACCCCTGCACGGCCCGGCGAAGGCCGAGGCGGTACGCGCCCTGGCCGCGGCCGAGGGACTGGACCTGGCCCGCTGCGCGGCGTACAGCGACTCGCACAACGACATCCCGATGCTGTCCCTGGTCGGGCACCCGTACGCGATCAACCCGGACACCAAGCTCCGCAAGCACGCGCGCGCCCGGGACTGGCGGCTGCGCGACTACCGGACCGGCCGCAAGGCCGCCAAGGTCGGCATCCCGGCCGCCGCCGGCGTGGGCGCCCTCGCCGGCGGCACCGCGGCAGCCGTCGCCCTGCACCGCCGTCGCCACTGACCCTCCCCGGCCGCAGGCCACCGGGGCCGCAGGCCACCGGGGCCGCAGGCCACCGGGGCCGGGCCACGCCCGGCCCCCTGCACCGCCGTCGCCACTGACCCTCCCCGGCCGCAGGCCACCGGGGCCGCAGGCCACCGGGGCCGGGCCACGCCCGGCCCCCTGCACCGCCGTCGCCACTGACCCTCCCCGGCCGCAGGCCGCCGGGGCCGCAGGCCGCCGGGGCCGCAGGCCGCCGGGGCCGCAGGCCGCCGGGGCCGCAGGCCGCCGGGGCCGCAGGCCACCGGGGCCGCAGGCCACCGGGGCCGCAGGCCGCCGGGGCCGGGCCACGCCCGGCCCCCTGCCGCCAATCGGGACCCCATACCCACCGACCGCTCCGGCCAGTCGGGTTACCCGCACTCGACCACAACCCGTCGCGGCCTGTGACAGATCTCGAAGTAATCCGATCAATAACCGGTCACGATGTGCTACTTGATGCGTCGAATAGTCGCTACAGAAGCGACGTAATCGATGATTTGAGCAACTGGGTGTAGCACTGCCTGTACGAAGCGTTATTCTCCTCAGACGCATTCCGGAACCCACCACTCACTACGACGAGTGACGGTTTCGCACTGCACGTGATGGAAGCTCTGCCTCTGGGAGTCCCGTGTACCCACACGTCGGGGTTGACGCCTCGGGCCTGGCTACGCTGCGCGCAACGGTCGGCGACCGCTTGCGCGGCTTCGTCCCCACCGCGTACGCCGTACCCGCCTTTGCCACCCCTGCACCTGCCGGCCCCTGCTACGCCCTGGCCGAACGCGGCGCGGCGGTCGGAAGACGCAGCAACCGCGGCGCAACGACCACGTCCACCGTTCGTCGGCCGACCGCCGACAGCGACAGCGCGCGCATGATGGATCTCGTCGAGCGCGCACAGGCCGGTGAGGCTGAC harbors:
- the hemB gene encoding porphobilinogen synthase; the encoded protein is MTVYGNFPGSRPRRLRTTPVMRRMVAETRLDPANLILPAFVREGIDAPVAISAMPGVQQHTLDTLRKAAVDAVSAGVSGIMLFGVPLDEKKDARGTAGTDPDGILQLGLRAVREEVGDDLVVMSDLCLDETTDHGHCGVLTEDGRVDNDATLERYAEMAQVQADAGAHVVGPSGMMDGQVGVIRDALDQTGYEDVSILAYTAKYSSAFYGPFREAVGSSLKGDRKTYQQDPANLRESMRELALDLAEGADMVMVKPAGPYLDVLAKVADSVDVPVAAYQISGEYAMIEAAAEKGWIDRDAAILESLTGIRRAGAQMILTYWATEVAQKLRRA
- a CDS encoding bifunctional uroporphyrinogen-III C-methyltransferase/uroporphyrinogen-III synthase, which codes for MSPTGHAASDYPVLSAGHVTFLGAGPGDPGLLTLRAVEALASADVLVAEPDVLGVVRCHARAGVSTPELTVVDAQSTAAGVPVLRDAVNLVMEAAKGGRRVVRAVSGDPGLDGNAGGEMLACAAAGIPFEVVPGVANAVGVPAYAGVPLRDAQGADVRFIDARTASDRCWSEVGASDSTCVISTQLDAVAAAAGELVSAGRKPDTPLTVTVAGTTTRQRTWTATLGTIAQVFKQGKILPSPDGHQPVIAVVGERSSAAQRDQLAWFESKPMFGWKVLVPRTKEQAASLSDQLRSYGAVPHEVPTIAVEPPRTPQQMERAVKGLVTGRYEWIAFTSVNAVKAVREKFEEYGLDARAFAGIKVAAVGEQTAAALVDFGVKPDLVPSGEQSAAGLLEDWPPYDPVFDPIDRVFLPRADIATETLVAGLIELGWEVDDVTAYRTVRASPPPADTREAIKGGGFDAVLFTSSSTVRNLVGIAGKPHNVTVIACIGPATAKTAEEHGLRVDVLSPEPSVHKLAEALAEFGAQRRDAAKEAGDPVTRPSERRPGARRRRTTT
- the hemC gene encoding hydroxymethylbilane synthase is translated as MTDNSPLGAGPPQPLRLGTRRSKLAMAQSGLVADAVSEVTGRAVELVEITTYGDTSREHLAQIGGTGVFVAALRDALLRGEVDFAVHSLKDLPTAQPEGLVLAAVPVREDPRDALVARDGLTFEQLPSGARVGTGSPRRMAQLNAYARSHGLDIETVPIRGNVDTRIGFVRSGELDAVVLAAAGLSRLGRSGEVTDFLSVDTVLPAPGQGALAIECAASSADLAAALAELDDPYTRAAVTAERALLAALEAGCSAPVGALADLLADGQAVNELRLRGVVGSIDGSSLVQMSTTGPVPTSHDDAAALGRELAAEMLAKGAAGLMGERAL
- a CDS encoding glutamyl-tRNA reductase, producing the protein MSLLVVGLSHRSAPVSVLERASLSADSQAKLLEDTLAAEPAVEAAVLATCNRIELYADVDKFHAGVAELSTLLAQHSGVGLDELTPYLYVHYEDRAVHHLFSVACGLDSMVVGEGQILGQIKDALALGQELHTAGRLLNDLFQQALRVGKRAHSETGIDRAGQSLVTFGLEQLADGRDPAAWAQGKRALVIGAGSMSSLAAATLARTGVAEIVVANRTRARADRLVEILNQAGGTGVAAHAVEMAAVSDELTRADVVVSCTGATGLVLSAEAVAGALGLDFAPAHEAPAAPASAPLAEPDEQHAAWVENGSATATAQARAVRRIPAQSTGPVRLALLDLAMPRDIDGGAARLDGVRLVDIESLAEASADAPMAADVDQVRSIVADEVAAFGAAQRAAHITPTVVALRTMAAGVVAGEIARLDGRLPDLDEKQRAEISQTVRRVVDKLLHAPTVRVKQLASEPGGAGYADALRELFDLDPQTVAAVSRADLNDPNRGRS
- a CDS encoding redox-sensing transcriptional repressor Rex yields the protein MATGRNHRPATRSRGIPEATVARLPLYLRALTALSERSVPTVSSEELAAAAGVNSAKLRKDFSYLGSYGTRGVGYDVEYLVYQISRELGLTQDWPVAIVGIGNLGAALANYGGFASRGFRVAALIDADPAMAGTPVAGIPVQHADDLDRIISENGVSIGVITTPPGAAQQVCDRLVAAGVTSILNFAPTVLSVPDGVDVRKVDLSIELQILAFHEQRKAGEDAASADSGPDPAAPPVRAATSSRKGPDGDMPAVMPA
- a CDS encoding glutaredoxin family protein, which translates into the protein MSALLRRTKKKPADRVVTLVGKPGCHLCDDARAVVRAVCEETGASWEEKDITRDEELYKEYWEQIPVVLVDNEQHTFWRVDPARLRSALLS
- a CDS encoding HAD family hydrolase, giving the protein MAALGWLTPRRRSATARSVLAGEAAAEAARKSSLAAEQSDGAEDGAAQDGEPEFPVVGDDRAAAFFDLDNTVMQGAAIFHFGRGLYKRKFFERRELTRFAWQQAWFRLAGVEDPEHMQDARDSALSIVKGHRVSELMSIGEEIYDEYMADRIWPGTRALAQAHLDAGQKVWLVTAAPVETATIIARRLGLTGALGTVAESVDGVYTGRLVGEPLHGPAKAEAVRALAAAEGLDLARCAAYSDSHNDIPMLSLVGHPYAINPDTKLRKHARARDWRLRDYRTGRKAAKVGIPAAAGVGALAGGTAAAVALHRRRH